The nucleotide window ACCAGGTGGCCGCAGAGTTAGAAAAGGTGCGCCTACCTTTGGCTGATATCGGTCCGGTGGTGCGAAATGTCAAAGTATGTTCCAGTCAGTATTGCAAGCACGTTATCCGCGATGTTACTCCTCTGGCAGCGCAAATCAATCAGCGCCTCGCAGGAATGGCGACGCCGAAAAAATTTAAGATGGCCCTGAATGGCTGCCCCAATTCATGCGTGGAGGCGCAACTAAACGACCTGGGTATCATTGCTGTCCAGGACGGGTACTGGCTTTACCTTGGAGGCAAAGGAGGACGTCAACCCCAATTGGGTACTCGGCTGGACATGGTTATCAAGGAAGAGCATCTAGTCGAAACTGTCGAACGGATAGTTAAGGGCTATCTTCAGGTTGCCCAGAACGAGCGACTGGCTGAAGTTATTAACCGGATGGGCCTTCTGCCCTTCCTAAAGGTAGCACTGGCATGGAGTAGTGAAGGAATCAAGACGTGCATAGGCGCGCGGTATTGTAAAAACGGTGTTGGTGATGTCCATACTATGGCGGAGCGCCTAGTCTCCTCCGGCAATTTACAAGGAAATATCACTATCAGTGGCTGCGGTAACGCATGTGCTGTGGACAAGGAAGCGGATTATAATATTGTTATTTTGAAAGACAGGTTATGGGTATATAAAAATGGCGATATGGATGTTGCTAATACGGATCAGTTGCCTGAGTATCTTAAAAGGAAGGGTATTTTAAAATAACTTCAATTTGAGTTTAGCAGAGAAGGGGTGTTGGGATGAATAGATTGAAAGTTCTTTTCCATGTTAACGAATCTGGCAGATGGCAAATAGTACTCGTGAACATCGCTAATTTTTTGAATGATGTTGGGCAAGGAAATGCTGACATCGAAGTAGTGGCCAACGGTGAGGCGGTTTCTATTTTCGGGAACAGGTGCCTCCTGGCCGGAAGTGAGGGTCAGGGGGCAAGCTGCGGGACGACAGCTAATGGATCGCTGGTAGAGCAGATGAAGAAGTTATCGGAGATGGGAGTAAACTTTGTAGCGTGTCGGAACGCTCTCAAAGGTCAGTCTATCGACGAGGACAGCCTCCCCAACTTTCTGACAGTTGTACCGGCCGGCATAACAGAAATCGCCACGAAACAGGCTGAAGGGTATGCCTACATCAAGCCCTGATTATGTGTCCGCATGGAGGGGAAGTGAGAAACTTCCCCTTTAATGTAATTTGAACATACGGCAATAAAAAAAGGCCCGATCCAGCACAATAAGGGGGTAGTAAAATCGTATGGAAGGAATTGTAGATTCTCATACACATGTTTCATTACTTCCGTTTGAAGGGTTGGAAAGTATGGCTCTGGCCGGAGTAAGGAAGATTATTGGCTGTTCCATGTTTTTCGGGGCCACATATGCGGAAACACTCTTTGATCACTTCCACCAGATGTTAACCCTTTCCACGAGCAATGCCGCCAAAAATGGAATCAAGCTTTTCGTTACAGTTGGTATTCACCCCATGGGAACGCCGGAAAACTGGCCCAGGGTAATCGACGCCCTTCCATCCTATCTTAATATGAGCGATGTTGTCGGTTTGGGCGAAATCGGCCTGCATGAGGGGAATAAGCGGGAACAGGACGTCCTCCGGGAGCAATTAAAGATAGCCAAGGAATACGGGGTTCCGGTGATCATTCATACTCCGCCCCAGCACAGGGTAGAAATTACCGAAAAAACGATTGAAATTGCCGCCACCGTTGGGATAGAACCCGGAAAAATGATCATCGATCACGCTAATTTAGACATCATTAACTTAATCGAAGACTTTGGGGCCATTCCCGGGCTTACCATCCGCCCGGAGGGGCTTACTCCCCATTTATTGCTTAATCACCTGGAACGTTTCCCACGAGGTGTTCTGAACAGCGATTACAGTAATCTCAAACCCAATGATCCCCTGGGCGTCCCCAGGGCCGTGCGGTACCTGGAACTGAACGGAGCTCCCCCGGAAATC belongs to Moorella humiferrea and includes:
- a CDS encoding nitrite reductase; translated protein: MIKKYANKGFIQQLDGTYAVLIHPLNGYLEPEQLEAIRKLTQQYGKAKLTVTEAIMIYGIKPEDLDQVAAELEKVRLPLADIGPVVRNVKVCSSQYCKHVIRDVTPLAAQINQRLAGMATPKKFKMALNGCPNSCVEAQLNDLGIIAVQDGYWLYLGGKGGRQPQLGTRLDMVIKEEHLVETVERIVKGYLQVAQNERLAEVINRMGLLPFLKVALAWSSEGIKTCIGARYCKNGVGDVHTMAERLVSSGNLQGNITISGCGNACAVDKEADYNIVILKDRLWVYKNGDMDVANTDQLPEYLKRKGILK
- a CDS encoding DsrE family protein, which produces MNRLKVLFHVNESGRWQIVLVNIANFLNDVGQGNADIEVVANGEAVSIFGNRCLLAGSEGQGASCGTTANGSLVEQMKKLSEMGVNFVACRNALKGQSIDEDSLPNFLTVVPAGITEIATKQAEGYAYIKP
- a CDS encoding TatD family hydrolase, translating into MEGIVDSHTHVSLLPFEGLESMALAGVRKIIGCSMFFGATYAETLFDHFHQMLTLSTSNAAKNGIKLFVTVGIHPMGTPENWPRVIDALPSYLNMSDVVGLGEIGLHEGNKREQDVLREQLKIAKEYGVPVIIHTPPQHRVEITEKTIEIAATVGIEPGKMIIDHANLDIINLIEDFGAIPGLTIRPEGLTPHLLLNHLERFPRGVLNSDYSNLKPNDPLGVPRAVRYLELNGAPPEIIARIARYNAEELFGI